aaaaatatattgggcctaaaatttcaagaagaaaaggcCCATTAGGATGTTGGCAGGGAACCACCAACAAGGAAGCCCATATATGTAAATGGGCTTCGGCCTACACAAGATTTAAAGGTCCAATTGTCTCATTGATGGAGTCGTCCGAGTTGAGACATTCAGTTCCCAATCAACCGTCGCTTCTCTTCAGGCTCCCCAATAACAGGAAaggaagcaaaagaaaagcgAAGGAAATTCACTTGCTTTCTCTTTATCTATTTGTTTGATTAGAATGATTTGCAAGAATGAATAAAACAAGCAGAATAGCGGCAACGATCAATTCTCAATCCAACCCTTTTCCGCTCAGAGCTTCTCTGTTTCATTCCACACCTGTTTTTGAGCGCAGAAGACGCACCCATTGGGATTCTGTAAGCCTCctgagttttattttattttatttatattttttagtttttgtaagTTTCGGTTCATGATATGGATGTATGTTAGTTTGTGTTCGCGTGTgtattaaatgtttttttttcccctggGAATATGTAACTGCGCTGCAGATGTTTCATTTTGTAGAATAAATCAGTCAAGATTTGAGCGTTTTGTTAAAGGAAGAAACTTACTGAGAAAAAATCTGTTTCTGCTATTCGTAAATTCAGCtaattttgatatgtttttcttattttaattttgaattattgataGTCCGAGCGAGAAAAGGAAATGCATTAAGTGATATTAGGATTTGATGTTATACTCTGATTCTTTGTGTGGGATTTGCTTGGGGAAACAAATTGGTTTTACTGTCATCTTTTTTGAgtcatatattcatatatatatatatatatatatatatatataacatgaGACTGTATCATGGTTGGAGATGTTTGTCGAGATAATAATGTCGAGGATTGAGCTCTGTGGAAAGCAGTGGGAACTGTCTATATTTTGGATGATGAAGCTTTAAGGGAGGGTGGTCAACAAACAGAAATAATGTTGAAGTTATGCGATTGAATTGTACTTGTGTTTGCTGCATAATTGTATTCACATTATTTGTCTTTGTTGTGCAGGCAAGTTCTTTTAGGAGTTCCCCAAGGGTGAGTCGTCTCTGTTTCTGTTTTTCAGTTGTTCTTTATCCCATGAAAGTTTAGTTTTTTAATGTTATAGACTAGTTTGACGTGGTGCTTGAGTCTTTAAGTTTTTGGCCTTGTTGGCAATTGACTCATATGATTGAGCTAACTTGTGAATCTAAGGGAATGACCTTGATTGACAAATACAATTACTTCATGGATGAAAAATGACCAATTCTCTAGATCTTGAGATATAACTactatattcaaaattatcttCACTTAAAAAGTGTTTTTGATATATCAATAAGTGTAGTAACTGAGAGAATGCTAATCAACTTCCCGGTCACAAGATATGGTACTGAACTGCTCGCAGATGTTCCAGGTAATTGGTAATCCATTGTCCCAGAATGCCTCTAAGAAAAGATTTCTAGAGTTGAAGCATAATTATGTCATGCTGCACCTGCTTTTTTGTGACTTGTTTCAATATGTATTGTCAGAAGGCTGACACTATTACCTTTGAAATGATTATgatgatttgtatatatcAAGTATTCTTGcgttgtaattatttcatGTATGCTTGATGGCCCAAATATTGTGTTTCCTTGACTTTCATATGCAGAAATTTAACCAGTACACCAATAGGCTCAGGAAACAGAATTTGTTGCGCAATGTCAGTGAATTTGCAGACCACCTGTTTCAGGTTGTATATAACAGATGagttttctcatttttctgttatttgGAATTCTTTCTCCATGTGTTGCTTGATGCCATTTCTTGTTGAAGCAATTCCTTTCCTCCCCTCCCATTGCTTCCTCTGTCTTCACACAATTCTATATGTTTTTACACATTTGTCTGGgattcaagaagaaaaggtCATGAAAAGTGAAACATCGTTTGGGATAGTAGAGTGTTTACTTTGTTAAAAAAACCTGTCATCCATTGGTTTTTcagtttttcatccatttgGACGATGTATGTGCTAGAGTGCTGATGGCTGTTGATTAGAGGAAAAGCAGATGGTTTCAAGTATTGTTGCAATATTCTCCATGAGAATCTATAAATTGAAGGGAAGATGAATAATTAATGGGTATACTTTTTTGGCTAACTAGAACCTTTCTGTCAGTCCATGCATCACCCACTGGTTTATTATGAACTTCTGTATGTCATCCCTATTCagcattaaatttgttttcttggagTTTTGTTGTCCATACTTGGTTGCAATTATGGTAGAACAGTGccctgaaaaatatttcaaggcTGTGCTTTTAGCTCTTTCTTAATTGTTCATGGGTATTGCCATAGAGCTGCCTCTGATAATTGCTATTTCTCTACACTTTCTTCATTTTATGTGAGCAGAGCTGGCAGTCAGATAGGGATGACTGTGACCAACCTTCAGGTCGAGGGAGTTCGTGGTTCAGACCAAGTTTCAGGGACGATGGATATAAAAAAGGGAAGTCAAGATATAGGGCATCACAAGCAAGTAGAAGTACGTTTATTTCTTTATCCCAATGAAGTACCAGTTCAGTTTTAATAATCTAAATGAGCTCTGCTCCATCATTCTTCTTCTGGTTTCTGGAGGAGCCCATCAAAACAGGCAAAGCTAGCACATTTAGTCGAAATTGCTAATTTCATAttgtttatattctttttctacaACACATGATGAGCTGATTTACAATCTCTTGAGGCCTTGTTAGCTGTCttctgaatttgaaatatgtgTAATATTGACTTTTTCCAGGAGATTTCGAGTTTTgcaatgatgatgatgatgtagAATTTGAGACCATTTTCCGTTCCGCATTTGGTGGAAACCGATACTTCTACTGGTCCTTCACAACAGATGACGAACCTCGATATAGGAACTCATCAAGTTACTCTAGCAACTATAGGACTTCTACTGGTTGGAAATATCATTATGAGGATGAATATGATTCATCATCAGAGTACGAGAAACCAATGGCGGACCTGACTTCCGATAGGCTTGCTTTGGGACTGAGTGCATCAGGTCCTATAAACCTAGAAGATGTAAAAAACGCGTAAGATCTCCTCAAACTTTGCTTATCTTAAATTTCCAGTCCTTGACCAAAGAGTCATTGCTGGGACGGAAAAGCAATAGCCGTTTTATTCTGATTCTACGATCCTAAAAGACATTTCTCTCTCAGGTATCGAGCGTGTGCATTAAAATGGCATCCAGATCGTCACCAGGGTTCTTCCAAGGTATACTATTGTTTCTGTTTGAGTAAACTCCCCTGTATGCTGCACCGAAGATTAGAATAAGTGGTTGATTACCCATGCAGGTTGTTGCGGAAGAGAAGTTCAAAGCATGCAGTGCAGCATATCAATCTCTATGCAATAAACTAGCTCTGCAATAAGAATTGAGTGTACCATACTGACCTTCAACGGTCAAGTAGGAGGTAACGTGATTAGATTTATTAACTTACAAATTCAGGAATTTGTTCCTGGAAATAAGTTTTGTCGGGATTATAGTATTGCAGGCTTCGACTATTGAAACATATTATGTTTCTGAGGATCATAGTGCATGCGTACGGTGCATTTTTTTTGTCGTCTTTACAGTAATAGTTCAAGAATTAGACTTGTAgcacatatatagatatatatataaaatattccgCCCTCTTTCCTTTGGTAGTGTAAGTATCAAGTTTCATGAGTTTATTTATAGCAAAACGGCCTTTTTTGGTGTCTGTGCGTACTAGGAATAGGATGGTAAAGACCAGTTGCATCTTTGATGAAAATTGTTCAGTTGCATCTTTGATGAAAATTGTTCAGTTGCATCTCTGATGAAAATTGTTGTCTTGTGTTTGTACTACGCGTGTTTCTAGATTATTAATACTCAGCAGCGGGTTTGCATGTCGAACATCAGCACAGCAGCGCCCTATGtaagtaaaagaaattatcaataGCTAATTATACCATTGGCTGTAAATTCTGAAGATAAGCGATAGTGCTTATTACTTCTCAAACTCGAAGGTTACAAATTGCAACTTCACCATTTGAAAACCAGAAATAGCAAAAAAGACTCTTGCAGAAagaatattagcaaatttaccactttaaattttgaaaagtaaagCATTTACTTCCTTCGCTGATGAACAGTGCATATTAATTTGCAagtatcttttctttttctttgaggGGTCATATTacgtttttttgttttttaactcTTTTGTTTTAAACCTTGAAAACTTCCACTAACCGTGCCTAACCACCATTTGAAACTGCCTTTACATAATACTCACAATTGTTTTtcgaaaaatgcaatttggcCTCATGTGATGTGgtaaatgtgcaaattatctttttataaaaaaaattagtaatttatcctcttAAATTAAGCATTTTACCTCCTTAAacagggagtaaattgctttattttaaaatatacagtaggataaattattgtttttttttcttgttcccgtaaggagtaatttgctagtttgtaatattataagggtaaattgcattaaacccatTGTTTTTACATTCAAATCCTGTGAAAGTGTTGCCCTCCATCTACTACTAGCTGAGAAGAGTGGCGGTCCCATAACCATTTAGTTAACTACAATGCTGAGAGCTGCACGGATTCTtgcttcatcttcttctttccGCACTGTTTACCTTTACCGTAGACGCAGAGTGGATGATCGCCATGCaaagttttctttaatttcaagaGGACCGTCAGAATCTTCAGAAGTACATGGTTTTTCTTCTCGAGTTTGCTGCGGCTTTTGCGCTTCTCAAATGGCGCAACGCTCATTCTGATTCTGCTTTAGCCCCAGCagaaaattcttcttctttatcAACAACTCCACTGCATTTCAGTCAACTTTACTACAAGAAATGGATTCGCTTAACAGATTTTCCTCTTTGTATCCCCTTGGTCGTTGACAACTTGACAGGCCTGGGTCGGGTTCTGATCTCCATGTCCACATTCTCGATTGTCCCCAGAAAGCTTGAGACTGATTCTGCCACCATCTCTTGTGGCAAGAGCACTATTTGGCTGCAGAGCCAGTTAACCAAAGGtctgaaattgaaatatactTCTTCAAGCTGT
This region of Sesamum indicum cultivar Zhongzhi No. 13 linkage group LG4, S_indicum_v1.0, whole genome shotgun sequence genomic DNA includes:
- the LOC105159683 gene encoding uncharacterized protein LOC105159683 isoform X2 translates to MNKTSRIAATINSQSNPFPLRASLFHSTPVFERRRRTHWDSKFNQYTNRLRKQNLLRNVSEFADHLFQSWQSDRDDCDQPSGRGSSWFRPSFRDDGYKKGKSRYRASQASRRDFEFCNDDDDVEFETIFRSAFGGNRYFYWSFTTDDEPRYRNSSSYSSNYRTSTGWKYHYEDEYDSSSEYEKPMADLTSDRLALGLSASGPINLEDVKNAYRACALKWHPDRHQGSSKVVAEEKFKACSAAYQSLCNKLALQ
- the LOC105159683 gene encoding uncharacterized protein LOC105159683 isoform X1; the protein is MNKTSRIAATINSQSNPFPLRASLFHSTPVFERRRRTHWDSASSFRSSPRKFNQYTNRLRKQNLLRNVSEFADHLFQSWQSDRDDCDQPSGRGSSWFRPSFRDDGYKKGKSRYRASQASRRDFEFCNDDDDVEFETIFRSAFGGNRYFYWSFTTDDEPRYRNSSSYSSNYRTSTGWKYHYEDEYDSSSEYEKPMADLTSDRLALGLSASGPINLEDVKNAYRACALKWHPDRHQGSSKVVAEEKFKACSAAYQSLCNKLALQ
- the LOC105159685 gene encoding uncharacterized protein LOC105159685, encoding MVFLLEFAAAFALLKWRNAHSDSALAPAENSSSLSTTPLHFSQLYYKKWIRLTDFPLCIPLVVDNLTGLGRVLISMSTFSIVPRKLETDSATISCGKSTIWLQSQLTKGGTFERLFMISYLDEEILIIRDTAGVPEVLRRLDPGPSQTV